From a single Alkalihalophilus pseudofirmus genomic region:
- the trpC gene encoding indole-3-glycerol phosphate synthase TrpC, whose translation MLNQIIETKRTEIKNLVQPSFVNVQKKSLYQALSKPNRSIGLIAEVKKASPSKGIIKEDFNPLEIALGYEIGGADALSVLTDQPYFKGHRDYLSAIKQQVNLPVLRKDFIIDPVQIEESVRMGADAILLIAGVVPNIELKRLYEEAVGAGLECLVEVHAKEELESLLHEFTPSIIGVNNRNLKTFTTDLSQTETIGSLVPRDSLFVSESGIHVTEDLERVKNAGAHAVLVGESLMRAESPAEGIDSLYGGEHIAATR comes from the coding sequence ATGCTTAATCAAATTATTGAAACAAAACGAACAGAAATAAAAAACCTAGTACAGCCGTCTTTTGTAAATGTTCAAAAGAAATCACTGTATCAAGCATTATCAAAACCAAATCGTTCGATCGGGCTAATTGCTGAAGTGAAAAAAGCTTCTCCTTCTAAAGGCATCATAAAGGAAGATTTCAATCCTTTAGAAATTGCTCTGGGGTATGAAATCGGAGGGGCAGATGCCCTTTCTGTGTTAACGGATCAACCCTATTTTAAAGGACACAGAGACTATCTATCTGCCATTAAGCAGCAAGTAAATCTGCCTGTTTTGCGTAAAGACTTTATTATCGATCCAGTGCAAATAGAAGAAAGTGTACGAATGGGTGCAGATGCGATTTTGTTGATTGCAGGTGTAGTGCCAAACATTGAGTTGAAACGGTTATACGAGGAGGCAGTTGGTGCCGGTCTTGAATGTTTAGTTGAGGTGCATGCAAAAGAAGAGCTTGAGTCATTGCTTCACGAATTTACCCCTTCAATCATCGGGGTGAACAATCGAAATTTAAAAACATTTACAACCGACCTTTCTCAAACAGAAACGATCGGAAGCCTCGTTCCACGTGACAGTTTATTTGTAAGCGAAAGCGGAATTCATGTAACCGAAGATTTAGAAAGAGTGAAAAACGCAGGAGCACATGCCGTTTTAGTAGGAGAATCTCTGATGAGAGCAGAATCTCCTGCCGAAGGAATTGATTCTTTATATGGCGGTGAGCACATTGCGGCCACTCGTTAA
- a CDS encoding phosphoribosylanthranilate isomerase: protein MSTLRPLVKICGNYHQEDVASVSATDVDYMGFVFVASKRQVTIGQVKSWLDAPGMNQKIVALFVNESISVIKEVYNALPVEVIQCHGTESIEYIKELRAELDCEIWKVIHADDQALAVMSSFEGLVDGYVVDCKVSGKWGGTGQSFNWDLIPSFLEEGKRQSVKVLIAGGVAPQNIDKLVSYQPDGIDISSGVETKGHKDQNKIEYIIERVSHLANNNERVSR from the coding sequence GTGAGCACATTGCGGCCACTCGTTAAAATCTGCGGAAATTATCATCAAGAAGATGTCGCTTCGGTATCAGCAACTGATGTCGATTATATGGGATTTGTTTTTGTAGCGAGCAAGAGGCAAGTGACGATCGGTCAAGTGAAAAGCTGGCTTGATGCACCCGGAATGAATCAAAAAATCGTAGCGCTGTTTGTGAATGAATCCATCTCCGTCATCAAAGAAGTGTACAATGCATTGCCGGTTGAAGTGATTCAATGCCACGGGACGGAATCGATTGAATATATAAAAGAGCTGCGAGCAGAACTTGATTGTGAAATATGGAAAGTGATTCATGCTGATGATCAAGCTCTTGCCGTGATGAGCAGCTTTGAAGGGCTAGTAGATGGCTATGTGGTTGATTGTAAAGTGAGCGGAAAATGGGGGGGGACAGGACAGTCTTTTAACTGGGACCTTATTCCAAGCTTCTTAGAAGAAGGGAAACGACAGAGTGTGAAGGTGTTGATAGCTGGTGGAGTCGCGCCTCAAAACATTGATAAACTAGTAAGCTACCAGCCTGACGGGATTGATATTTCAAGCGGAGTAGAAACGAAAGGACATAAAGATCAAAATAAGATTGAATACATCATAGAAAGGGTGTCACATCTTGCAAACAACAACGAGCGTGTATCCAGATAA
- the trpB gene encoding tryptophan synthase subunit beta — translation MQTTTSVYPDKRGRFGEFGGKYVPETLMSAIEELEQALDEAMASDEFEKEYVEHLREFAGRPTALTYAKNISEKLGGAKIYLKREDLVHTGAHKLNNAIGQALLAKRMGKTKIVAETGAGQHGVATATIAARFGLSCKVFMGAEDMERQALNVFRMELLGAEVIPATSGSQTLKDATNEAIRYWVTHAEDTFYLIGSVVGPHPYPKMVRDFQRIIGDEAKEQFTARESRLPDEIIACVGGGSNAIGTFYPFIEDDVRLIGVEAAGKGVDTDQHAATITHGKKGVIHGSLTYLLQDEAGQITEPYSISAGLDYPGVGPEHAHLASTGRVQYEAVTDQQALDALKLLSVEEGIIPAVESAHALAKAFERAGKLTPNDTILVCLSGRGDKDVHTLMKHFKGGDES, via the coding sequence TTGCAAACAACAACGAGCGTGTATCCAGATAAAAGAGGACGTTTTGGAGAGTTTGGCGGGAAGTACGTTCCGGAAACATTAATGAGTGCCATTGAGGAATTAGAACAAGCTCTTGATGAGGCTATGGCCAGTGATGAGTTTGAAAAAGAATATGTAGAGCACTTGCGTGAGTTTGCTGGCAGACCAACTGCTTTAACCTATGCTAAAAATATTTCTGAAAAACTAGGCGGTGCGAAAATCTATCTAAAAAGAGAAGATTTAGTACATACCGGTGCTCATAAGTTAAATAATGCGATTGGTCAAGCGCTGCTTGCAAAACGAATGGGGAAAACAAAGATTGTAGCAGAAACGGGAGCAGGCCAGCATGGTGTTGCCACAGCTACGATTGCTGCAAGATTCGGATTATCCTGTAAAGTTTTTATGGGAGCAGAGGATATGGAACGTCAAGCATTAAATGTATTCCGTATGGAACTGCTTGGAGCAGAAGTCATTCCTGCTACATCCGGAAGCCAAACGTTAAAAGATGCGACAAATGAAGCAATCAGGTACTGGGTCACACATGCAGAAGATACCTTTTATTTGATTGGCTCGGTTGTTGGTCCGCATCCATATCCGAAGATGGTAAGAGATTTTCAGCGGATTATTGGAGACGAAGCGAAAGAGCAGTTTACCGCACGTGAGTCGAGACTTCCTGATGAGATTATTGCCTGCGTCGGCGGAGGGAGTAATGCGATTGGCACATTTTATCCTTTTATTGAAGATGATGTGCGATTAATCGGGGTTGAAGCTGCTGGAAAAGGAGTGGACACCGATCAACATGCAGCCACGATTACACACGGGAAAAAAGGGGTTATTCACGGTTCACTAACGTATCTGCTTCAAGATGAAGCAGGGCAGATCACCGAGCCTTATTCGATTTCTGCAGGACTCGATTATCCTGGTGTAGGTCCTGAGCATGCGCATTTAGCAAGCACTGGCCGTGTTCAGTACGAAGCTGTAACTGATCAACAAGCGCTCGATGCCCTTAAGCTTTTATCTGTTGAGGAAGGGATTATACCGGCTGTTGAATCAGCACATGCCCTGGCAAAAGCGTTTGAGCGTGCGGGAAAATTAACACCAAATGATACGATTTTAGTATGTTTATCAGGCAGAGGAGATAAAGATGTTCATACATTAATGAAGCATTTTAAAGGAGGGGATGAGTCATGA
- the trpA gene encoding tryptophan synthase subunit alpha: MNQRMNQLKEKNDGLFIPFITAGDPTPEATIDIALMLEEAGADLLELGIPYSDPLADGPTIQEASKRALAGGMTLEGAMKLVPLMRERGLTIPVVVFTYFNPLLQFGEKRFTELAGDMGIDGILVPDLPYEESDDLNTLCNKQGLSMISLVAPTSNARIKKIASRAEGFLYCVSSLGVTGERKKIDDRVYDFLETVKQASPVPVAVGFGISSNEQVKEMQQHADGVIVGSALVREIAKHEDLLKDEENRKDGLFQLKTFVTSLISS; the protein is encoded by the coding sequence ATGAACCAGCGGATGAATCAACTAAAAGAAAAAAATGACGGTCTCTTTATTCCCTTTATTACAGCAGGGGACCCAACTCCTGAAGCAACAATTGATATCGCGTTGATGTTAGAAGAAGCAGGAGCTGACTTACTGGAACTCGGGATTCCTTACTCTGACCCGCTAGCAGATGGTCCGACAATCCAAGAAGCATCAAAGCGAGCATTAGCTGGCGGAATGACACTTGAAGGGGCGATGAAGCTTGTTCCTCTTATGAGAGAGCGAGGGCTGACGATTCCAGTTGTTGTGTTTACGTACTTTAACCCGCTTCTGCAATTTGGGGAAAAGCGCTTTACGGAGTTGGCAGGGGATATGGGGATTGATGGTATTTTGGTTCCGGATCTGCCTTATGAAGAAAGTGACGATTTGAATACTCTTTGCAATAAGCAAGGTTTATCAATGATCTCACTTGTAGCACCTACATCCAATGCCAGAATTAAAAAAATTGCGAGCCGTGCAGAAGGGTTTTTATACTGTGTTTCTTCACTAGGCGTGACAGGTGAGAGAAAGAAAATTGATGATAGAGTATATGACTTTTTGGAAACAGTAAAACAAGCAAGCCCGGTTCCGGTAGCCGTAGGTTTTGGAATTTCATCTAATGAACAAGTCAAAGAAATGCAGCAGCATGCTGATGGTGTCATTGTCGGGAGTGCTCTTGTACGCGAGATCGCGAAACATGAAGACTTACTGAAAGATGAAGAAAACAGAAAAGATGGACTATTTCAATTAAAAACGTTTGTCACCTCGCTCATTTCATCGTAA
- the hisC gene encoding histidinol-phosphate transaminase — protein sequence MQPKAQLLGLPSYQPGKPIEEVKKELGLTKIVKLASNENPFGASPKASEAIKKAAGETAVYPDGYARQLRESVAKQLQVDENQLIFGNGSDEVIQFLCRTFLEKGTNTVTAHPTFSQYKLNATIEGAEIREVPLKDGVHDLDAMLDVIDENTKIVWVCNPNNPTGTYVSEDAFVRFLDKVPPHVIVVSDEAYYEYVTAADYPKTVPLLERYKQLVVLRTFSKAYGLAALRVGFGVASKELISYLEPVRPPFNNVTFGQIAAASAIEDQAFIAECVEKNNEGMKQFEEFCQKHQLRYFPSQTNFLLIEVGLDGDEVFQALLREGFIVRSGNPLGYPNSIRITIGKKEDNAALFEALERVLAQTSLPQHS from the coding sequence ATGCAACCTAAAGCTCAGTTATTAGGCCTGCCATCGTATCAGCCAGGTAAGCCGATAGAAGAAGTAAAAAAAGAATTAGGCCTGACAAAGATTGTTAAATTAGCTTCAAATGAAAATCCGTTCGGGGCGTCACCGAAAGCTAGTGAAGCGATCAAGAAAGCTGCTGGCGAAACGGCTGTTTACCCAGACGGTTATGCAAGGCAATTACGTGAATCTGTAGCTAAGCAGCTGCAAGTTGATGAAAATCAGCTCATTTTTGGCAATGGCTCAGATGAAGTGATTCAATTTTTATGCCGCACGTTTCTAGAAAAAGGGACAAACACGGTAACCGCTCATCCAACATTCTCTCAATATAAGCTGAATGCAACGATTGAAGGAGCAGAAATCCGTGAAGTACCATTAAAAGACGGAGTACATGATCTTGATGCCATGCTTGATGTCATTGATGAAAATACTAAAATTGTCTGGGTATGTAATCCGAACAACCCAACAGGTACGTATGTAAGTGAGGATGCATTTGTACGTTTTCTTGATAAAGTCCCTCCGCATGTGATCGTCGTTTCTGATGAAGCGTATTATGAGTATGTAACAGCCGCGGACTACCCAAAGACTGTACCTCTTTTAGAACGTTATAAGCAGCTAGTTGTTCTTAGAACATTTTCGAAAGCCTACGGTCTTGCTGCATTGAGAGTTGGTTTTGGTGTAGCAAGCAAAGAATTGATTTCGTATTTAGAGCCGGTAAGACCGCCGTTTAATAATGTGACATTTGGCCAAATAGCTGCTGCTAGTGCGATAGAGGATCAAGCTTTTATTGCCGAATGTGTAGAGAAAAACAATGAAGGCATGAAGCAGTTTGAAGAGTTTTGCCAGAAGCATCAGTTACGCTATTTCCCTTCACAAACAAACTTTTTGCTTATTGAAGTAGGGCTGGATGGAGATGAAGTATTCCAAGCACTTCTTCGTGAAGGGTTTATCGTCCGATCTGGCAACCCATTAGGCTATCCGAATTCGATCCGTATTACAATTGGCAAGAAAGAAGATAACGCGGCATTATTTGAGGCGTTAGAACGCGTTCTAGCACAAACATCACTGCCGCAGCATTCATAG
- a CDS encoding prephenate dehydrogenase, with protein MKRTAFIIGLGLIGGSIALAIRKEHDVRILGYDIHEEQLKMAQSLKVVDEACHSIEEGVKQADLIVFATPVSITTELLADLVHFEMKSGAIITDVGSTKRKIYKQAECLSEKGITFIGGHPMAGSHKSGVEAARAHLFENAYYIITPSPDADARAVIQLQNWLKGTKATFIEMSADQHDHLAGAISHFPHIVAASLVHQVAKLEEKDPLVSKLAAGGFRDITRIASASPVMWRDILLQNKDSLLHLLEAWMEEMGEVKSLIEEENEADIYTYFEEAKAFRDGLPVKKKGAIPSFYDLYVDIPDHPGVISDVTGILAQHKISITNIRILETREDIMGVLRLTFRSEDDLEEAKVHLGHHMYDTYRI; from the coding sequence ATGAAGCGAACCGCATTTATTATTGGATTAGGTTTAATCGGGGGATCGATTGCATTAGCGATTAGAAAAGAACATGACGTTCGAATCCTTGGGTATGACATACATGAAGAACAGCTAAAAATGGCTCAGTCATTAAAAGTCGTTGATGAGGCTTGTCATTCGATTGAAGAAGGTGTAAAGCAAGCTGACTTGATTGTTTTTGCTACCCCTGTTTCAATAACGACGGAGCTTTTAGCGGATTTAGTTCATTTTGAAATGAAATCCGGTGCTATTATTACCGATGTAGGCAGCACGAAACGAAAAATCTATAAACAAGCTGAATGTTTAAGTGAAAAAGGGATTACCTTTATTGGAGGTCATCCGATGGCAGGCTCTCATAAAAGCGGTGTAGAGGCTGCTAGAGCTCATCTTTTTGAAAATGCTTATTATATTATTACGCCTAGTCCAGATGCCGATGCGAGAGCTGTAATACAGCTGCAAAATTGGCTGAAAGGAACGAAGGCGACATTTATTGAAATGTCAGCTGATCAGCATGACCATCTTGCAGGAGCGATCAGTCATTTTCCTCATATCGTCGCGGCCAGCCTTGTTCATCAAGTCGCTAAGTTAGAAGAAAAAGACCCGCTCGTCTCAAAGCTTGCAGCAGGGGGATTTAGAGATATTACTCGTATTGCCTCAGCAAGTCCTGTGATGTGGAGGGATATTTTACTGCAAAATAAAGATAGTCTTCTACACCTCCTAGAAGCGTGGATGGAGGAAATGGGAGAAGTTAAATCACTAATAGAAGAAGAAAATGAAGCCGATATCTATACATATTTTGAGGAAGCGAAAGCCTTTCGCGACGGACTGCCGGTCAAGAAAAAAGGAGCAATCCCGTCATTTTATGATTTATATGTTGATATCCCTGACCATCCCGGCGTGATTTCAGATGTGACAGGTATCCTGGCACAGCATAAAATCAGTATTACAAATATTCGTATTCTAGAAACAAGGGAAGACATCATGGGTGTTCTGAGGCTGACTTTCCGTTCAGAAGATGACTTAGAAGAAGCAAAGGTGCATTTAGGGCATCATATGTACGACACATACCGGATTTAA
- the aroA gene encoding 3-phosphoshikimate 1-carboxyvinyltransferase — protein sequence MTTNTINAVKQGLNGTIRVPGDKSISHRAVMFGAIADGVTTVEGFLNGEDCLSTITCFKKLGVNITQDEERVKIEGKGWNGLVEPLNILDVGNSGTTTRLMLGILATRPFHSVMIGDDSIAKRPMSRVVDPLREMGAQIDGRANGNFTPLSVRGGSTKGIDFTSKVASAQVKSAILLAGLQSAGTTSVTEPALSRDHTERMLEAYGVKVEREGLKVSVKGGQSLKASHIVVPGDISSAAFFLVAGAIVPNSQITLTGVGVNPTRSGIIDVLQKMGASLTVSNEKVVSGEPIADLTIETSSLKGIEIGGDLIPRLIDEIPVIAVLASQAEGKTVIKDAEELKVKETNRIDTVVSELKKLGASIEATEDGMIIEGTRSLKGATVNSYGDHRIGMAMAIAGLITEGQVDIERSEAIAVSYPSFFEHIDRLTK from the coding sequence ATGACAACAAATACGATTAATGCAGTAAAACAAGGTCTAAATGGAACGATACGTGTACCAGGAGATAAGTCAATCTCTCACCGTGCGGTCATGTTTGGTGCGATCGCTGATGGGGTGACAACGGTAGAAGGTTTCTTAAATGGGGAAGATTGTTTAAGTACGATTACTTGCTTTAAAAAGCTTGGGGTCAACATTACACAAGACGAGGAACGTGTGAAGATTGAAGGAAAGGGCTGGAATGGTTTAGTGGAACCATTAAACATTTTGGATGTAGGAAATTCAGGAACGACTACACGCTTAATGTTAGGCATTCTTGCCACAAGACCGTTTCATTCCGTAATGATTGGGGATGACTCGATTGCTAAGCGTCCGATGTCTAGAGTGGTAGATCCCCTTCGTGAAATGGGAGCACAAATTGATGGACGTGCAAATGGTAATTTCACGCCTTTATCTGTCCGCGGCGGCAGCACAAAAGGAATCGATTTCACTTCAAAAGTAGCAAGTGCGCAAGTGAAATCGGCTATTCTTTTAGCTGGTCTCCAAAGCGCAGGAACAACATCTGTCACAGAGCCTGCCCTCTCCCGGGATCATACAGAAAGAATGCTTGAAGCGTATGGGGTTAAAGTTGAAAGGGAGGGTCTCAAGGTGAGTGTTAAAGGGGGACAATCTCTAAAGGCAAGCCACATTGTCGTTCCAGGAGACATCTCATCAGCAGCCTTTTTCCTTGTTGCAGGGGCCATTGTGCCAAATAGTCAAATTACATTGACTGGTGTAGGGGTCAATCCTACCCGCTCAGGCATCATTGATGTCCTTCAAAAGATGGGCGCTTCTCTCACCGTTTCAAATGAAAAGGTGGTAAGCGGTGAACCGATTGCTGATTTAACGATTGAGACATCGAGTTTGAAGGGAATTGAGATTGGCGGAGACCTAATACCGAGACTGATTGATGAAATTCCAGTCATCGCTGTACTAGCTTCTCAAGCGGAAGGCAAAACAGTGATAAAAGATGCTGAAGAATTAAAGGTCAAAGAAACAAACCGAATCGATACAGTTGTCAGTGAACTGAAGAAATTAGGAGCATCGATTGAAGCAACGGAAGATGGAATGATTATTGAGGGCACACGGAGCCTTAAAGGTGCAACAGTAAACAGCTACGGAGATCATAGAATCGGAATGGCTATGGCAATTGCTGGTCTTATAACAGAAGGCCAAGTTGATATTGAAAGAAGTGAAGCGATTGCTGTTTCCTATCCTTCATTTTTTGAACATATTGACAGGTTAACAAAATAG
- a CDS encoding tetratricopeptide repeat protein: MQSLDEVAEQKLLQAAKAAPDEVIISYGLGEFYLERGDYNKSIPHLKKAVHRAEELPNIEVDLKMAEAYSASGQFEEALAYYEKGLKDHLEPHALFGYGFTAYQVGDMTLAIEQLEALKALDPDFSSLYPYLAKALEAENRLEEAMDILKDGMSVDEYNEELYIMAGKLSFKRQRPDEGELYLRKVIALNPSNLEAVQTLAAYLKHTEQFDQLVELMTHTKSYGEIDPLLTWYEGAALRELEEYDEALHCYQEVSDHFNEDEDFLYEYASFLLEEGQREKAAAAFKQLLHINPDRSDVTEMINQLELD; encoded by the coding sequence ATGCAGTCTTTAGATGAAGTAGCTGAACAAAAACTTCTTCAAGCGGCTAAAGCAGCACCAGATGAAGTGATTATCTCTTATGGACTTGGGGAATTTTATTTAGAGCGTGGGGATTATAATAAAAGTATTCCTCATCTGAAAAAAGCTGTACACCGAGCTGAGGAGCTTCCAAATATCGAAGTCGATTTAAAAATGGCAGAAGCGTATAGTGCCAGCGGACAATTTGAAGAAGCTTTGGCATATTACGAAAAAGGTCTCAAAGATCACCTTGAGCCGCATGCTTTGTTCGGGTATGGATTTACGGCCTATCAAGTTGGAGATATGACTCTTGCCATAGAGCAGTTAGAAGCATTAAAGGCGCTTGATCCTGACTTTTCAAGTTTATATCCATATTTAGCTAAAGCTCTTGAGGCGGAAAACCGCCTTGAGGAAGCAATGGATATTTTAAAAGATGGAATGTCTGTTGATGAGTACAACGAGGAACTTTATATTATGGCTGGAAAGCTTTCGTTTAAACGTCAGCGTCCAGATGAAGGGGAATTGTATTTACGCAAAGTCATTGCTCTGAACCCTTCGAATTTAGAAGCTGTTCAAACGCTTGCAGCTTACTTAAAGCATACCGAACAATTTGATCAGCTTGTTGAGTTAATGACTCACACTAAATCTTACGGTGAAATCGATCCTCTTCTCACATGGTATGAAGGAGCGGCTTTAAGAGAGCTTGAAGAATATGATGAGGCACTTCACTGCTATCAGGAAGTGAGTGATCATTTTAATGAAGATGAAGATTTCTTATATGAATACGCAAGCTTTCTCCTTGAAGAAGGACAACGTGAAAAAGCAGCGGCAGCGTTTAAGCAGTTACTTCACATTAATCCAGATCGATCTGATGTGACTGAAATGATCAATCAATTAGAATTAGATTAA
- a CDS encoding ReoY family proteolytic degradation factor, producing the protein MGSIIPVVEKKEFLRGFLQHYELKRRECAWLLNYLMSDDELMERVHFVERAASTPKALVISATGVDTVPFSFHKFKHITTDAEKAFHDIRLNQTEDIYIELHFANPKMYPPYLAVLEDNPYLPENEEIAQVHQRLAEDLLDASIKTFRKKDLQTKIDEALDNKDYESFIELSTELKQLETH; encoded by the coding sequence ATGGGCAGCATCATTCCAGTAGTGGAGAAAAAAGAGTTTCTTCGAGGCTTTTTGCAGCATTATGAGCTTAAGAGGCGTGAGTGTGCGTGGTTGTTAAATTACTTAATGAGTGATGATGAATTAATGGAGCGGGTTCACTTTGTAGAGCGGGCAGCATCTACACCGAAAGCTTTAGTGATCTCTGCAACGGGGGTGGATACCGTCCCGTTTTCATTTCACAAATTTAAACATATCACCACAGATGCTGAAAAAGCATTTCATGATATTCGTCTTAATCAAACAGAGGATATTTATATTGAACTCCATTTTGCCAACCCGAAGATGTACCCGCCCTATTTAGCGGTGCTTGAGGATAATCCATACTTGCCAGAGAATGAAGAAATTGCTCAGGTCCACCAACGTTTAGCAGAAGATTTGCTTGATGCATCTATTAAAACTTTCCGCAAAAAGGATCTGCAAACGAAAATTGACGAGGCATTAGATAATAAGGATTACGAAAGTTTTATCGAATTGTCTACAGAGCTAAAACAATTAGAGACACATTAA
- a CDS encoding YpiF family protein, which translates to MKWQSSEMDKYLQSKEYVDTAIVPLIPISWQKEIKSTVAMGEFISIITQELERQFQGRVVLFPAFTYLETENAEERTLRLKRWSEEMKLGGMEHIVYATSDGFWKTVEDELGEWLIWLPSIPLEHLSSENRREVIGGQIKQLVPIMTNKWQNR; encoded by the coding sequence ATGAAGTGGCAATCAAGTGAAATGGATAAGTACTTGCAATCAAAAGAATATGTTGATACGGCAATTGTGCCGCTTATCCCAATCTCTTGGCAGAAGGAAATCAAATCGACGGTGGCAATGGGAGAATTTATTTCCATCATCACCCAAGAGCTTGAGAGACAGTTCCAAGGGCGCGTCGTGTTATTCCCGGCTTTTACATACTTAGAAACAGAAAATGCCGAAGAGCGGACGCTGCGGCTTAAGCGCTGGTCTGAAGAAATGAAACTTGGCGGGATGGAGCATATCGTCTATGCAACGTCAGATGGATTTTGGAAAACGGTAGAAGATGAACTGGGAGAATGGCTGATATGGCTTCCATCCATACCGCTTGAACATCTATCATCAGAAAATAGACGTGAAGTGATTGGCGGGCAAATTAAACAGTTAGTCCCGATTATGACAAACAAGTGGCAAAATCGATAA
- a CDS encoding ubiquinol-cytochrome c reductase iron-sulfur subunit yields the protein MSEKEHKVSRRQFLTYTLTGVGGFMAAGMLMPMARFALDPALKAGTESEYQPVCYLEELTEEPQKFAFSFEQQDAWYESEVTREAYIFIRGDEVTALSPTCTHLGCTVSYGSNDDHPERFYCPCHFGMFEKDGINVPGTPPQRPLDVYDVMVEDGKVYLGQINQRT from the coding sequence GTGAGCGAAAAAGAGCACAAAGTTTCACGACGACAATTTTTAACGTACACGCTTACAGGTGTTGGCGGCTTCATGGCTGCGGGAATGCTGATGCCAATGGCACGCTTTGCCCTTGATCCTGCTTTGAAAGCTGGAACTGAATCTGAATATCAGCCTGTATGTTATCTTGAAGAATTGACAGAGGAACCACAAAAGTTTGCTTTCAGCTTTGAGCAGCAAGATGCGTGGTATGAATCGGAAGTAACACGTGAAGCGTATATCTTTATCCGTGGGGATGAGGTAACAGCGCTTTCACCAACATGTACGCATTTAGGCTGTACGGTATCATACGGTTCGAATGATGATCATCCTGAGCGTTTCTATTGCCCATGTCACTTTGGTATGTTTGAAAAAGACGGTATCAATGTGCCTGGTACACCGCCTCAGCGTCCACTTGATGTGTATGATGTGATGGTAGAGGATGGAAAAGTATACTTAGGTCAAATTAATCAGCGAACATAA
- the qcrB gene encoding menaquinol-cytochrome c reductase cytochrome b subunit, with protein MLQKIYDYVDERLDITPMWRDIADHEVPEHVNPAHHFSAFVYCFGGLTFFVTVIQILSGMFLTMYYVPDIINAYQSVAYLQNEVAFGVIVRGMHHWGASLVIVMMFLHTLRVFFTGSYKKPRELNWVVGVLIFFVMLGLGFTGYLLPWDMKAYFATVVGLQIAESVPLIGGFAKTLLAGGEVIGAATLARFFAIHVFFLPGALLGLLAAHFYMIRKQGISGPL; from the coding sequence ATGCTTCAAAAAATTTACGACTATGTTGATGAGCGTCTTGATATTACGCCTATGTGGCGCGATATTGCTGACCACGAAGTGCCTGAGCATGTTAACCCTGCTCACCATTTCTCTGCGTTCGTATACTGTTTTGGTGGATTAACTTTCTTCGTTACAGTCATTCAGATTTTATCAGGTATGTTCCTAACGATGTATTATGTACCGGATATTATCAACGCTTATCAATCAGTAGCTTACTTACAAAACGAAGTAGCTTTCGGTGTTATCGTACGTGGGATGCACCACTGGGGAGCTAGTTTGGTTATTGTTATGATGTTTTTACACACGTTGCGGGTATTCTTTACCGGTTCATATAAGAAGCCTCGTGAATTAAACTGGGTTGTCGGTGTACTTATTTTCTTCGTTATGCTTGGTTTAGGTTTCACAGGTTACTTATTACCATGGGATATGAAAGCATACTTTGCGACTGTTGTAGGTCTGCAAATTGCTGAGAGTGTTCCACTCATTGGTGGATTTGCGAAAACATTGCTTGCCGGCGGGGAAGTAATCGGGGCTGCTACACTAGCACGTTTCTTCGCGATTCACGTATTCTTCTTACCAGGTGCCTTACTTGGTTTACTAGCGGCTCACTTCTACATGATCCGTAAACAAGGTATTTCTGGTCCATTGTAA